CCTCGTCGAAGTTGGCCGAGCGGTAGAACATCAGCACTCGCTGGCCCTTCTTGATCGTCACCCCGGACAGCTCGTAGTCGGTGAGCGCGGTGCGCTGAAAGCAGGTCACCGGGGTGGCCCAGCGCACGATCTCGTCGACGGCGGTCTCCGGGCGCTCCCTCTTGAACAGCTCCCACTGGTCGGGGTGATCGCAGAACGCCATCATGCCCTGGGTGATCGTGTTGCGGGTGGTCTCGTTGCCGGCCACCGCGAGCATCACCACGAAAAACCCGAATTCGTCGTCGGACAGCTTCTCGCCGTCGATGTCGGCCTCGATCAGCGACGTGACGATGTCGTCGCCCGGGTTTTTGGCCTTGATCGCGGCCATCCCCATCGCGTAGGCGATCAGCTCCGCCGAGGTGGCTTTCGGGTCGATGTGGGCGTATTCGGGGTCGTCGTTGCCGGTCATCTCGTTCGACCACTCGAACAGCTTGTTGCGGTCCTCCTGCGGCACGCCGAGCAGGCCGGCGATCGCCTGTAGCGGCAGCTCGCACGACACCTGTTCGACAAAGTCGCCGGAGCCCTGTGCGGCGGCCGCCTTCGCGATGCTCTGCGCGCGCTCGTTGAGCTCGTCGCGCAGCCGGCCGATGGCCCGCGGCGTGAACCCGCGCGAGATGATCTTGCGCAGCCGGGTGTGGTGCGGTGCGTCCATGTTGAGCATCACGAATCGCTGGACCTCGATGTCCTCGCGGGCGATGTCGTCGTTGAACCGTGGGATCGCGCCGTTTTGCCAGCTGGAGAACACGTCGCTGCGCAGCGATATCTCCTTGACGTCCTTGTGCTTGGTCACTACCCAGTAGCCGCCGTCGTTGAAGCCGCCGGCCTTGCCCGGAGCCTGCTCGCACCACCACACCGGCGCCGTCCGGCGCAGCTCGGCCAGCTCCTCGACCGGCAGGCGGTGCGCGTAGATGTCGGGATCAGTGAAATCGAACCCCGGCGCCAGGTTGGGACGGGCCATGACAACCTCCTATGAGTGAGAGCATCTAGCCCGATTAAACCCGGATAACGTTGCAGGAAAAAGGTACTTTAGTCACTTCCGTCCGGCATAAAATAGAACGTGTTCTATCGCGCCCGGAGGCGCACCAACCGCGTCACGCGCCCGCCTGCCGGCATACCCATCCATCGGGAGCGCGGCCGGTCTCGATGAACCGGGTCAATTCCGCGCTCGTTTGCGGTGGCAGGTCGATGTCGGCATGCGGATAGACGACCGGTTCCTCTTTAGAGTTGTGCTGGTCGAGTTGAGCCAGTAGCCGACGGCAGGTGTCCACCAACCGCCGGCGGTCCCCTCCATCGGCGAGTCCATCAGCGAGCAGATCCGTCAGGGTGTCCATCGTGCGCCACAATTCGCCATGCTCGCGCATCATCACGAAGATCGGCATGGCCATTCCGGCCTCCCGGATCGGCGGGAACAGGATGACCTCTTCGAGGTAGATGTGCCGGCGCAGCGCTTCCAATGCCGCGGCCAACGATTCGGGCCGCACGCTGCCACGGTCGAGCTCCTCGATGAAAGACTGTATCTCACTGTCGATTTCGCGGTGTTCTCGCTTCAGGGCGGCAGACAGCTCCCGGCCGGGCGTCGGGTGCTCGCCCGCCCTAGCGTGCATGGCGGGGAGGTTCGGCCTCGTCGAGCTCGGCGTCGACCGCTATCTTGGCGCCGGCGAACAACCGCGACACCGGACACAACGCGGCGGCCTGGTCCACCACGGCCGCGAACGCCTCGGCGTCCAGCCCGGCCACCTGCGCCCTGACCCTCAGCCGTGACGTTGTGATCGTCGGGATTCCG
The nucleotide sequence above comes from Mycobacterium malmoense. Encoded proteins:
- a CDS encoding hemerythrin domain-containing protein; translated protein: MHARAGEHPTPGRELSAALKREHREIDSEIQSFIEELDRGSVRPESLAAALEALRRHIYLEEVILFPPIREAGMAMPIFVMMREHGELWRTMDTLTDLLADGLADGGDRRRLVDTCRRLLAQLDQHNSKEEPVVYPHADIDLPPQTSAELTRFIETGRAPDGWVCRQAGA
- a CDS encoding cytochrome P450, coding for MARPNLAPGFDFTDPDIYAHRLPVEELAELRRTAPVWWCEQAPGKAGGFNDGGYWVVTKHKDVKEISLRSDVFSSWQNGAIPRFNDDIAREDIEVQRFVMLNMDAPHHTRLRKIISRGFTPRAIGRLRDELNERAQSIAKAAAAQGSGDFVEQVSCELPLQAIAGLLGVPQEDRNKLFEWSNEMTGNDDPEYAHIDPKATSAELIAYAMGMAAIKAKNPGDDIVTSLIEADIDGEKLSDDEFGFFVVMLAVAGNETTRNTITQGMMAFCDHPDQWELFKRERPETAVDEIVRWATPVTCFQRTALTDYELSGVTIKKGQRVLMFYRSANFDEDVFTDPYTFNILRDPNPHVGFGGGGEHYCIGANLARLTIGLMFNAIADHMPNLAPLSTPQRLRSGWLNGIKHWQVDYQGTGPRGGS